Proteins found in one Xyrauchen texanus isolate HMW12.3.18 chromosome 30, RBS_HiC_50CHRs, whole genome shotgun sequence genomic segment:
- the LOC127623886 gene encoding uncharacterized protein LOC127623886: protein MVVYTPVVATLFCSSMGFEWWHPFKMSNSLNLRRNGKGEKTHKVNHYGGLILPPEMQPVKARQLTSPNGTSSQLCLTYLCVTLQQRSLHIDLSLSSNRNVSGQRRRSDKLSILSRHCTQSMNIKSCSILHCLRYLSTHSTSCRAICASASPVSMATGEAVLPPIGPLPKRRGCRGSKVVCRVPPHRCCNQLLSPNHNEMNVRRQGVNKTWSDWQLGPL, encoded by the exons ATGGTTGTCTACACTCCTGTGGTTGCCACTCTCTTCTGCTCGTCTATGGGTTTTGAATGGTGGCATCCCTTTAAAATGAGTAACTCACTAAATTTGAGAAGAAATGGGAAG GGTGAGAAGACACATAAAGTTAATCATTATGGAGGACTGATCCTACCACCGGAGATGCAACCAGTCAAGGCAAGGCAATTGACCTCACCGAATGGGACCTCAAGCCAGCTCTGTTTAACTTACTTGTGTGTGACTCTTCAGCAAAGGAGTTTACACATTGATCTCTCCTTATCCTCAAACAG GAATGTTTCAGGGCAACGACGTCGGTCGGACAAACTATCGATCTTGAGCAGGCATTGCACTCAAAGCATGAATATCAAAAG TTGCTCCATCCTCCATTGTCTGCGCTATCTCTCCACCCACTCTACCTCCTGCCGAGCCATCTGCGCTTCAGCAAGCCCAGTCTCCATGGCAACAGGGGAGGCCGTGTTGCCTCCTATTGGCCCGCTGCCCAAACGGAGAGGCTGCCGGGGGTCGAAGGTTGTCTGTAGAGTGCCGCCTCACCGGTGTTGTAATCAGCTGTTGAGCCCCAACCACAATGAAATGAATGTCAGAAGGCAAGGGGTTAATAAAACCTGGTCTGACTGGCAGCTGGGTCCATTATGA